A single region of the Kwoniella botswanensis chromosome 1, complete sequence genome encodes:
- a CDS encoding pyridoxal 5'-phosphate synthase, synthase subunit Pdx1 gives MSSEPTIVPSSAPNGSVPVSQGGTSTPLLGSRGGPAGSGGAGGSFGVKSGLAQMLKGGVIMDVMNVEQAKIAEEAGACAVMALERIPANIRRDGGVARMSDPGMIKEIMEAVSIPVMAKVRIGHFVEAQILQSVGVDYIDESEVLTMADDQHHIGKHSFKVPFVCGCKNLGEALRRISEGAAMIRTKGEAGTGDVVEAVKHQRAVMADIRKAASMSDEELYAFAKELSAPYHLLKETARLKRLPVVSFAAGGVATPADAAMMMQLGCDGVFVGSGIFLSGDPAKRARAIVQAVTHYNNPAVLAEVSTDLGDAMVGISTSTEGENIKGGRMAGRGN, from the exons ATGTCATCGGAACCTACCATCGTACCTTCCTCTGCACCCAATGGGTCTGTACCCGTCTCTCAAGGTGGTACTTCCACTCCACTGTTAGGTAGTAGAGGTGGACCTGCGGGCAGTGGTGGGGCTGGAGGAAGTTTTGGAGTGAAATCGGGTCTAGCCCAGATGTTGAAGGGAGG TGTCATTATGGATGTCATGAACGTCGAACAGGCCAAGATCgctgaagaagctggtgCTTGTGCTGTTATGGCATTAG AGAGAATCCCAGCGAACATCagaagagatggaggtgTCGCAAgaatg TCCGACCCAGGAATGATCAAGGAGATCATGGAAGCCGTCTCAATCCCCGTCATGGCAAAAGTCAGAATCGGGCATTTCGTAGAAGCTCAGATCTTACAATCAGTCGGTGTGGATTAtatcgat GAATCCGAAGTTCTCACTATGgcagatgatcaacatcacaTTGGTAAACACTCATTCAAGGTTCCTTTCGTATGTGGGTGTAAGAACTTGGGTGAGGCTCTTAGAAGAATCTCTGAAGGTGCTGC CATGATTCGAACCAAGGGTGAAGCCGGTACTGGAGATGTCGTAGAAGCCGTCAAACACCAGCGTGCAGTTATGGCAGATATCAGAAAGGCAGCTTCCATGTCTGACGAGGAGCTATACGCTTTCGCTAAAGAGCTTTCGGCACCTTATCATCTGTTGAAGGAGACCGCTAGGTTGAAGAGATTACCTGTTGTTTC CTTCGCTGCTGGTGGTGTAGCTACCCCAGCCGATGCTGCTATGATGATGCAATTGGGttgtgatggtg TCTTCGTCGGTTCTGGTATTT TCTTATCTGGTGATCCCGCCAAAAGAGCCAGAGCGATCGTCCAAGCCGTTACGCACTACAACAACCCTGCTGTCTTGGCTGAAGTATCTACGGATCTAGGTGACGCTATGGTCGGTATCAGCAC ATCGACTGAGGGCGAGAACATCAAAGGTGGACGAATGGCAGGTAGAGGGAACTAA
- a CDS encoding tubulin gamma chain produces MGREIISLQAGQAGNQIGAQFWQKLCAEHGITPQGNLEEWAADGSQGDRKDVFFYQADDEHYIPRAILIDLEPRVINNILTSPFKGLYNPENIYVSKDGGGAGNNWAQGYSAGERLYDDLIEMIDREADGSDSLEGFMLLHSIAGGTGSGLGSYLLERLSDRFPKKLIQTYSVFPESSDVVVQPYNSLLAMKRLVNNADSVVVLDNAALTRIAADRLHIQDPSFVQTNQLVSTVMAASTTTLRYPSYMNNDLVGIISSLIPTPRCHFLMTSYTPFTGDEIDHAKSTRKTTTLDVMRRLLQPKNRMVSTISTKSSAYISCLNIISGDVDPTDVHKSLLRIRERQLANFIPWGPASIQVALTRRRGGPAGTSNRVSGVMMANHTSINSLFKRMIHQYDMLRKRNAFLEQYKKEEIFANGLDEFDDARRVVAELQEEYVAAESPDYIDYGGE; encoded by the exons ATGGGTAGAGAGATCATATCGCTGCAG GCCGGTCAAGCTGGTAATCAGA TTGGGGcacaa TTCTGGCAAAAACTATGCGCAGAACATGGTATAACACCTCAAGGGAATCTCGAAGAATGGGCTGCGGACGGGAGCCAAGGCGATAGGAAAGATGTGTTCTTCTATCAGGCGGATGACGAGCATTATATACCTAGAGCTATTCTGATAGATTTGGAACCtagg GTAATAAACAATATCCTCACATCACCGTTCAAAGGTCTATACAATCCTGAGAACATCTACGTGTCGaaagatggtggaggagcggGAAACAATTGGGCTCAAGGGTATAGTGCAGGAGAGAGGTTGTACGATGATTTGATAGAGATGATAGATAGAGAAGCGGATGGAAGTGATAgtttggag GGATTCATGCTTCTCCACTCGATAGCGGGCGGTACAGGCTCAGGTCTAGGATCGTACCTTCTCGAGCGACTGTCCGACCGATTCCCCAAGAAACTCATCCAGACGTACTCGGTGTTTCCCGAATCATCTGATGTGGTGGTCCAACCGTATAACTCCCTCCTGGCGATGAAGAGGCTGGTGAATAACGCGGATAGCGTGGTGGTATTGGATAATGCAGCTTTAACGAGGATAGCGGCGGATAGATTGCATATACAGGATCCGAGCTTCGTGCAGACCAATCAGTTG GTATCCACCGTCATGGCTGCTTCTACAACTACTTTGCGATATCCCTCCTACATGAACAACGACCTTGTCGGGATCATATCCAGTTTGATACCCACCCCGAGATGCCATTTCTTGATGACTTCGTACACACCATTCACAGGTGACGAGATAGATCAT GCCAAATCAACTCGTAAGACTACCACTCTGGATGTGATGCGCCGACTGCTCCAACCGAAGAATCGAATGGTCTCAACTATCTCTACCAAGTCTTCCGCCTACATCTCATgtctcaacatcatctccGGAGACGTCGATCCTACAGACGTGCACAAATCGTTATTGAGAATTAGGGAAAGGCAATTGGCCAATTTCATACCATGGGGTCCGGCCAGTATACAAGTTGCCTTGACTAGACGAAGAGGTGGTCCGGCGGGAACAAGTAACAGAGTTAGTGGAGTGATGATGGCTAATCATACTAGTATAAATTCC CTATTCAAGAGGATGATACATCAATATGATATGTTGCGTAAACGAAATGCTTTCTTGGAGCAATataagaaagaggagatctTTGCGAATGGCCTggatgagtttgatgatgCTAGACGAGTAGTGGCGGAATTGCAAGA GGAATACGTCGCCGCTGAAAGTCCTGATTATATCGATTACGGAGGAGAATAG